From Oncorhynchus keta strain PuntledgeMale-10-30-2019 chromosome 25, Oket_V2, whole genome shotgun sequence, one genomic window encodes:
- the LOC118358155 gene encoding spermatid perinuclear RNA-binding protein-like isoform X1, which translates to MRSIRSFANDDCHVMAKHVDIYPSPEELEAVQKLVSTVECALKQVSDWMDNLNASLSKAPTITTTVDIKAAGDSTGTHGSTKTQSVSILCGVMRVGLVAKGLLVKGDMDLELVLMCRDKPTKLLLYTVSANLPLQLQTLTEDKYEVRSSVSQSAIWVVNINDPKFSLKVTLSSLAMRDEHTAKDQEEGVEVEGLDEVLDGRWCQAALATLRHTKWFQARVTDLKSCVIVMRIFRDMCNRLTVWEPLKGWPLELICEKAIATCNRPLGPGEALRRVMECIASGILLPDGPGVHDPCEKEPTDTLSVITGQQAQAITHNAQHALRLLAFGQLYKVLNMNPLTPTKPSHRLSGLDKGTCRKRQHEDRRTYDRQLFKRMKHNLMRVLDSNGMDPNHSMNAVIRLNQFHPGLQYKLLSHSGPVHAPVFTMSVDIHGTVYEASGASKKTAKLQVALKVLQALGYPADFDVDLDSLSADERSDGEGRNHISDRNDRMSTSSSRNSVTSSTDAHESHTPGPLLTAGGKNPVMELNEKRRGLKYELLSETGGSCDKRFIMEVEVDKQKFRGSGPNKKAAKACAALAALKRLFSDSKDPRNKKRRPTTLVKRTVSSTVTIPAHAHSRPRTRPVMHRAPYISAPPTHGYLPIGYGAPYGYGTAASLPAYVVIVITATPVRTRERQSSRAMRPPNHDPSKPHCLLTHCSLNLKPTAPLCQRKHHSTGDHVGMPDPPQESLERHGTRTSRPAKTFPYSDNAWPIVHRLMGLQVAVGCDTAWDRTQICGDASSTAVP; encoded by the exons AGGTCCATCCGATCGTTCGCCAACGACGACTGCCACGTCATGGCCAAGCATGTCGACATCTACCCTTCGCCAGAGGAGCTGGAGGCTGTCCAGAAGCTGGTGTCCACTGTGGAATGTGCCCTCAAACAGGTGTCGGACTGGATGGACAACCTCAACGCCTCCCTAAGCAAGGccccaaccatcaccaccaccgtCGACATCAAGGCTGCTGGAGACTCTACAGGCACCCACGGCAGCACAAA GACCCAGAGTGTGTCGATCCTGTGTGGGGTGATGCGGGTGGGTCTTGTGGCTAAGGGCCTCCTGGTTAAAGGAGACATGGATTTGGAGCTGGTCCTGATGTGCAGAGACAAACCCACCAAATTACTTCTGTACACTGTTAGTGCCAACCTGCCCTTGCAACTACAG ACACTGACGGAGGACAAGTACGAGGTGCGGTCCAGCGTGTCGCAGTCCGCCATCTGGGTGGTCAACATCAACGACCCCAAATTCTCCCTGAAGGTCACCCTGTCCTCACTGGCCATGAGAGATGAACACACTGCCAAAGACCAAG AGGAAGGCGTGGAGGTGGAGGGGCTTGATGAGGTGCTGGACGGGCGGTGGTGCCAGGCTGCCCTGGCAACGCTCAGACACACCAAATGGTTCCAG GCCAGAGTGACCGATCTGAAGTCGTGTGTCATCGTCATGCGTATTTTCAGAGACATGTGCAACAGACTAACTGTGTGGGAGCCTCTCAAAGGATGG CCCCTAGAGCTGATCTGTGAGAAGGCCATAGCAACCTGTAACCGACCTCTGGGGCCCGGAGAGGCCCTGCGCAGGGTCATGGAGTGCATCGCCTCAGGGATCCTCCTCCCAG ATGGGCCGGGAGTTCACGACCCCTGTGAGAAGGAGCCAACAGACACCTTGTCAGTGATCACAGGCCAACAAGCTCAGGCTATCACTCACAATGCACAG cATGCGCTACGCCTCCTAGCCTTTGGACAGCTTTATAAGGTCCTGAATATGAATCCTCTCACTCCAACCAAACCGTCACACAGACTCTCGGGGTTggacaaag GAACCTGTCGTAAAAGGCAGCATGAAGACAGACGCACTTACGACAGACAGCTCTTCAAGAGGATGAAACACAACCTGATGAGAG TTCTGGACAGTAACGGGATGGACCCCAACCACTCCATGAACGCCGTGATAAGACTGAACCAGTTCCACCCGGGGCTGCAGTACAAGCTATTGTCCCACTCCGGCCCAGTCCACGCTCCAGTCTTCACCATGTCTGTGGACATCCACGGCACTGTCTACGAGGCTTCCGGCGCCTCCAAGAAGACGGCCAAACTACAAGTAGCACTTAAG GTCCTACAGGCACTAGGTTACCCAGCTGACTTCGATGTGGACCTGGACTCCCTGAGTGCTGACGAGAGGTCTGACGGCGAGGGACGCAACCATATAAGTGATAGAAATGACAGGATGTCCACCAGCTCCAGCAGAAACTCTGTCACCTCCTCCACAGACGCACACGAG TCCCACACCCCAGGCCCTCTCCTTACGGCAGGGGGCAAGAACCCAGTGATGGAGCTGAATGAGAAACGCAGAGGCCTGAAGTACGAACTCCTATCAGAGACCGGCGGCAGCTGCGACAAACGCTTCATCATGGAG gtggaGGTTGATAAACAGAAGTTCCGAGGCTCGGGGCCCAATAAGAAAGCGGCGAAGGCTTGCGCTGCCCTGGCTGCTCTGAAGAGACTATTCTCTGACTCCAAAGACCCCCGCAACAAGAAGAGGAGACCAACCACACTG GTGAAGAGAACTGTGTCATCAACTGTGACTATCCCAGCCCATGCCCATTCCAGGCCTAGAACAAGGCCAGTGATGCATAGAGCACCCTACATCAGCGCTCCCCCCACCCATGGCTACCTCCCAATAG GCTATGGAGCTCCATATGGTTATGGTACTGCAGCTTCCCTCCCTGCCTATG TAGTTATAGTCATCACTGCAAcccctgtacggactcgggagaggcaaagttcgagagccatgcgtcctccgaatcACGACCCTTCCAAGCCACACTGCTtattgacacactgctcgcttaacttGAAGCCAACCGCACcactgtgtcagaggaaacaccattcaaccGGAGACCATGTCGGCATGCCtgacccgccacaggagtcgctagagcgccaTGGGACGAGGACATCCCGGCCAGCCAAAACCTTCCCTTACTCGGAcaacgcttggccaattgtgcatcgcctcatgggtctccaggTTGCTgtcggctgcgacacagcctgggatcgaactcAGATCTGtggtgacgcctcaagcactgcagtgccttag
- the LOC118358155 gene encoding spermatid perinuclear RNA-binding protein-like isoform X4 translates to MRSIRSFANDDCHVMAKHVDIYPSPEELEAVQKLVSTVECALKQVSDWMDNLNASLSKAPTITTTVDIKAAGDSTGTHGSTKTQSVSILCGVMRVGLVAKGLLVKGDMDLELVLMCRDKPTKLLLYTVSANLPLQLQTLTEDKYEVRSSVSQSAIWVVNINDPKFSLKVTLSSLAMRDEHTAKDQEEGVEVEGLDEVLDGRWCQAALATLRHTKWFQARVTDLKSCVIVMRIFRDMCNRLTVWEPLKGWPLELICEKAIATCNRPLGPGEALRRVMECIASGILLPDGPGVHDPCEKEPTDTLSVITGQQAQAITHNAQHALRLLAFGQLYKVLNMNPLTPTKPSHRLSGLDKGTCRKRQHEDRRTYDRQLFKRMKHNLMRVLDSNGMDPNHSMNAVIRLNQFHPGLQYKLLSHSGPVHAPVFTMSVDIHGTVYEASGASKKTAKLQVALKVLQALGYPADFDVDLDSLSADERSDGEGRNHISDRNDRMSTSSSRNSVTSSTDAHESHTPGPLLTAGGKNPVMELNEKRRGLKYELLSETGGSCDKRFIMEVEVDKQKFRGSGPNKKAAKACAALAALKRLFSDSKDPRNKKRRPTTLVKRTVSSTVTIPAHAHSRPRTRPVMHRAPYISAPPTHGYLPIGYGAPYGYGTAASLPAYGGLYIDSAFYQPRPIATPIIIHLGPQDLF, encoded by the exons AGGTCCATCCGATCGTTCGCCAACGACGACTGCCACGTCATGGCCAAGCATGTCGACATCTACCCTTCGCCAGAGGAGCTGGAGGCTGTCCAGAAGCTGGTGTCCACTGTGGAATGTGCCCTCAAACAGGTGTCGGACTGGATGGACAACCTCAACGCCTCCCTAAGCAAGGccccaaccatcaccaccaccgtCGACATCAAGGCTGCTGGAGACTCTACAGGCACCCACGGCAGCACAAA GACCCAGAGTGTGTCGATCCTGTGTGGGGTGATGCGGGTGGGTCTTGTGGCTAAGGGCCTCCTGGTTAAAGGAGACATGGATTTGGAGCTGGTCCTGATGTGCAGAGACAAACCCACCAAATTACTTCTGTACACTGTTAGTGCCAACCTGCCCTTGCAACTACAG ACACTGACGGAGGACAAGTACGAGGTGCGGTCCAGCGTGTCGCAGTCCGCCATCTGGGTGGTCAACATCAACGACCCCAAATTCTCCCTGAAGGTCACCCTGTCCTCACTGGCCATGAGAGATGAACACACTGCCAAAGACCAAG AGGAAGGCGTGGAGGTGGAGGGGCTTGATGAGGTGCTGGACGGGCGGTGGTGCCAGGCTGCCCTGGCAACGCTCAGACACACCAAATGGTTCCAG GCCAGAGTGACCGATCTGAAGTCGTGTGTCATCGTCATGCGTATTTTCAGAGACATGTGCAACAGACTAACTGTGTGGGAGCCTCTCAAAGGATGG CCCCTAGAGCTGATCTGTGAGAAGGCCATAGCAACCTGTAACCGACCTCTGGGGCCCGGAGAGGCCCTGCGCAGGGTCATGGAGTGCATCGCCTCAGGGATCCTCCTCCCAG ATGGGCCGGGAGTTCACGACCCCTGTGAGAAGGAGCCAACAGACACCTTGTCAGTGATCACAGGCCAACAAGCTCAGGCTATCACTCACAATGCACAG cATGCGCTACGCCTCCTAGCCTTTGGACAGCTTTATAAGGTCCTGAATATGAATCCTCTCACTCCAACCAAACCGTCACACAGACTCTCGGGGTTggacaaag GAACCTGTCGTAAAAGGCAGCATGAAGACAGACGCACTTACGACAGACAGCTCTTCAAGAGGATGAAACACAACCTGATGAGAG TTCTGGACAGTAACGGGATGGACCCCAACCACTCCATGAACGCCGTGATAAGACTGAACCAGTTCCACCCGGGGCTGCAGTACAAGCTATTGTCCCACTCCGGCCCAGTCCACGCTCCAGTCTTCACCATGTCTGTGGACATCCACGGCACTGTCTACGAGGCTTCCGGCGCCTCCAAGAAGACGGCCAAACTACAAGTAGCACTTAAG GTCCTACAGGCACTAGGTTACCCAGCTGACTTCGATGTGGACCTGGACTCCCTGAGTGCTGACGAGAGGTCTGACGGCGAGGGACGCAACCATATAAGTGATAGAAATGACAGGATGTCCACCAGCTCCAGCAGAAACTCTGTCACCTCCTCCACAGACGCACACGAG TCCCACACCCCAGGCCCTCTCCTTACGGCAGGGGGCAAGAACCCAGTGATGGAGCTGAATGAGAAACGCAGAGGCCTGAAGTACGAACTCCTATCAGAGACCGGCGGCAGCTGCGACAAACGCTTCATCATGGAG gtggaGGTTGATAAACAGAAGTTCCGAGGCTCGGGGCCCAATAAGAAAGCGGCGAAGGCTTGCGCTGCCCTGGCTGCTCTGAAGAGACTATTCTCTGACTCCAAAGACCCCCGCAACAAGAAGAGGAGACCAACCACACTG GTGAAGAGAACTGTGTCATCAACTGTGACTATCCCAGCCCATGCCCATTCCAGGCCTAGAACAAGGCCAGTGATGCATAGAGCACCCTACATCAGCGCTCCCCCCACCCATGGCTACCTCCCAATAG GCTATGGAGCTCCATATGGTTATGGTACTGCAGCTTCCCTCCCTGCCTATG gcgGCCTGTACATTGACAGTGCCTTTTACCAGCCACGGCCTATTGCCACTCCTATTATAATTCACCTGGGTCCTCAGGATCTCTTCTGA
- the LOC118358155 gene encoding spermatid perinuclear RNA-binding protein-like isoform X2, translating to MRSIRSFANDDCHVMAKHVDIYPSPEELEAVQKLVSTVECALKQVSDWMDNLNASLSKAPTITTTVDIKAAGDSTGTHGSTKTQSVSILCGVMRVGLVAKGLLVKGDMDLELVLMCRDKPTKLLLYTVSANLPLQLQTLTEDKYEVRSSVSQSAIWVVNINDPKFSLKVTLSSLAMRDEHTAKDQEEGVEVEGLDEVLDGRWCQAALATLRHTKWFQARVTDLKSCVIVMRIFRDMCNRLTVWEPLKGWPLELICEKAIATCNRPLGPGEALRRVMECIASGILLPDGPGVHDPCEKEPTDTLSVITGQQAQAITHNAQHALRLLAFGQLYKVLNMNPLTPTKPSHRLSGLDKGTCRKRQHEDRRTYDRQLFKRMKHNLMRVLDSNGMDPNHSMNAVIRLNQFHPGLQYKLLSHSGPVHAPVFTMSVDIHGTVYEASGASKKTAKLQVALKVLQALGYPADFDVDLDSLSADERSDGEGRNHISDRNDRMSTSSSRNSVTSSTDAHESHTPGPLLTAGGKNPVMELNEKRRGLKYELLSETGGSCDKRFIMEVEVDKQKFRGSGPNKKAAKACAALAALKRLFSDSKDPRNKKRRPTTLVKRTVSSTVTIPAHAHSRPRTRPVMHRAPYISAPPTHGYLPIGYGAPYGYGTAASLPAYARYLPLSDPLPKLALSQAMPHLPAYSVVHPDSTQTRLESTTPPDPRHKLWTLAPDHRCYQVAIVANAPAPKLAPVICEPGASPC from the exons AGGTCCATCCGATCGTTCGCCAACGACGACTGCCACGTCATGGCCAAGCATGTCGACATCTACCCTTCGCCAGAGGAGCTGGAGGCTGTCCAGAAGCTGGTGTCCACTGTGGAATGTGCCCTCAAACAGGTGTCGGACTGGATGGACAACCTCAACGCCTCCCTAAGCAAGGccccaaccatcaccaccaccgtCGACATCAAGGCTGCTGGAGACTCTACAGGCACCCACGGCAGCACAAA GACCCAGAGTGTGTCGATCCTGTGTGGGGTGATGCGGGTGGGTCTTGTGGCTAAGGGCCTCCTGGTTAAAGGAGACATGGATTTGGAGCTGGTCCTGATGTGCAGAGACAAACCCACCAAATTACTTCTGTACACTGTTAGTGCCAACCTGCCCTTGCAACTACAG ACACTGACGGAGGACAAGTACGAGGTGCGGTCCAGCGTGTCGCAGTCCGCCATCTGGGTGGTCAACATCAACGACCCCAAATTCTCCCTGAAGGTCACCCTGTCCTCACTGGCCATGAGAGATGAACACACTGCCAAAGACCAAG AGGAAGGCGTGGAGGTGGAGGGGCTTGATGAGGTGCTGGACGGGCGGTGGTGCCAGGCTGCCCTGGCAACGCTCAGACACACCAAATGGTTCCAG GCCAGAGTGACCGATCTGAAGTCGTGTGTCATCGTCATGCGTATTTTCAGAGACATGTGCAACAGACTAACTGTGTGGGAGCCTCTCAAAGGATGG CCCCTAGAGCTGATCTGTGAGAAGGCCATAGCAACCTGTAACCGACCTCTGGGGCCCGGAGAGGCCCTGCGCAGGGTCATGGAGTGCATCGCCTCAGGGATCCTCCTCCCAG ATGGGCCGGGAGTTCACGACCCCTGTGAGAAGGAGCCAACAGACACCTTGTCAGTGATCACAGGCCAACAAGCTCAGGCTATCACTCACAATGCACAG cATGCGCTACGCCTCCTAGCCTTTGGACAGCTTTATAAGGTCCTGAATATGAATCCTCTCACTCCAACCAAACCGTCACACAGACTCTCGGGGTTggacaaag GAACCTGTCGTAAAAGGCAGCATGAAGACAGACGCACTTACGACAGACAGCTCTTCAAGAGGATGAAACACAACCTGATGAGAG TTCTGGACAGTAACGGGATGGACCCCAACCACTCCATGAACGCCGTGATAAGACTGAACCAGTTCCACCCGGGGCTGCAGTACAAGCTATTGTCCCACTCCGGCCCAGTCCACGCTCCAGTCTTCACCATGTCTGTGGACATCCACGGCACTGTCTACGAGGCTTCCGGCGCCTCCAAGAAGACGGCCAAACTACAAGTAGCACTTAAG GTCCTACAGGCACTAGGTTACCCAGCTGACTTCGATGTGGACCTGGACTCCCTGAGTGCTGACGAGAGGTCTGACGGCGAGGGACGCAACCATATAAGTGATAGAAATGACAGGATGTCCACCAGCTCCAGCAGAAACTCTGTCACCTCCTCCACAGACGCACACGAG TCCCACACCCCAGGCCCTCTCCTTACGGCAGGGGGCAAGAACCCAGTGATGGAGCTGAATGAGAAACGCAGAGGCCTGAAGTACGAACTCCTATCAGAGACCGGCGGCAGCTGCGACAAACGCTTCATCATGGAG gtggaGGTTGATAAACAGAAGTTCCGAGGCTCGGGGCCCAATAAGAAAGCGGCGAAGGCTTGCGCTGCCCTGGCTGCTCTGAAGAGACTATTCTCTGACTCCAAAGACCCCCGCAACAAGAAGAGGAGACCAACCACACTG GTGAAGAGAACTGTGTCATCAACTGTGACTATCCCAGCCCATGCCCATTCCAGGCCTAGAACAAGGCCAGTGATGCATAGAGCACCCTACATCAGCGCTCCCCCCACCCATGGCTACCTCCCAATAG GCTATGGAGCTCCATATGGTTATGGTACTGCAGCTTCCCTCCCTGCCTATG ctagatACCTGCCACTGAGTGACCCACTACCGAAGCTAGCCCTGAGCCAGGCCATGccccacctcccggcctactcagttGTTCACCCGGACTCCACCCAAACACGGCTAGAATCcactactccaccggatcctCGCCATAAgctctggaccttggcaccggatcaccgctgctaccaagtggctatagtggctaacgcccctGCCCCGAAGCTAGCTCCAGTTATCtgtgagccaggcgcatctccctgCTAG
- the LOC118358155 gene encoding spermatid perinuclear RNA-binding protein-like isoform X3: MAKHVDIYPSPEELEAVQKLVSTVECALKQVSDWMDNLNASLSKAPTITTTVDIKAAGDSTGTHGSTKTQSVSILCGVMRVGLVAKGLLVKGDMDLELVLMCRDKPTKLLLYTVSANLPLQLQTLTEDKYEVRSSVSQSAIWVVNINDPKFSLKVTLSSLAMRDEHTAKDQEEGVEVEGLDEVLDGRWCQAALATLRHTKWFQARVTDLKSCVIVMRIFRDMCNRLTVWEPLKGWPLELICEKAIATCNRPLGPGEALRRVMECIASGILLPDGPGVHDPCEKEPTDTLSVITGQQAQAITHNAQHALRLLAFGQLYKVLNMNPLTPTKPSHRLSGLDKGTCRKRQHEDRRTYDRQLFKRMKHNLMRVLDSNGMDPNHSMNAVIRLNQFHPGLQYKLLSHSGPVHAPVFTMSVDIHGTVYEASGASKKTAKLQVALKVLQALGYPADFDVDLDSLSADERSDGEGRNHISDRNDRMSTSSSRNSVTSSTDAHESHTPGPLLTAGGKNPVMELNEKRRGLKYELLSETGGSCDKRFIMEVEVDKQKFRGSGPNKKAAKACAALAALKRLFSDSKDPRNKKRRPTTLVKRTVSSTVTIPAHAHSRPRTRPVMHRAPYISAPPTHGYLPIGYGAPYGYGTAASLPAYVVIVITATPVRTRERQSSRAMRPPNHDPSKPHCLLTHCSLNLKPTAPLCQRKHHSTGDHVGMPDPPQESLERHGTRTSRPAKTFPYSDNAWPIVHRLMGLQVAVGCDTAWDRTQICGDASSTAVP, from the exons ATGGCCAAGCATGTCGACATCTACCCTTCGCCAGAGGAGCTGGAGGCTGTCCAGAAGCTGGTGTCCACTGTGGAATGTGCCCTCAAACAGGTGTCGGACTGGATGGACAACCTCAACGCCTCCCTAAGCAAGGccccaaccatcaccaccaccgtCGACATCAAGGCTGCTGGAGACTCTACAGGCACCCACGGCAGCACAAA GACCCAGAGTGTGTCGATCCTGTGTGGGGTGATGCGGGTGGGTCTTGTGGCTAAGGGCCTCCTGGTTAAAGGAGACATGGATTTGGAGCTGGTCCTGATGTGCAGAGACAAACCCACCAAATTACTTCTGTACACTGTTAGTGCCAACCTGCCCTTGCAACTACAG ACACTGACGGAGGACAAGTACGAGGTGCGGTCCAGCGTGTCGCAGTCCGCCATCTGGGTGGTCAACATCAACGACCCCAAATTCTCCCTGAAGGTCACCCTGTCCTCACTGGCCATGAGAGATGAACACACTGCCAAAGACCAAG AGGAAGGCGTGGAGGTGGAGGGGCTTGATGAGGTGCTGGACGGGCGGTGGTGCCAGGCTGCCCTGGCAACGCTCAGACACACCAAATGGTTCCAG GCCAGAGTGACCGATCTGAAGTCGTGTGTCATCGTCATGCGTATTTTCAGAGACATGTGCAACAGACTAACTGTGTGGGAGCCTCTCAAAGGATGG CCCCTAGAGCTGATCTGTGAGAAGGCCATAGCAACCTGTAACCGACCTCTGGGGCCCGGAGAGGCCCTGCGCAGGGTCATGGAGTGCATCGCCTCAGGGATCCTCCTCCCAG ATGGGCCGGGAGTTCACGACCCCTGTGAGAAGGAGCCAACAGACACCTTGTCAGTGATCACAGGCCAACAAGCTCAGGCTATCACTCACAATGCACAG cATGCGCTACGCCTCCTAGCCTTTGGACAGCTTTATAAGGTCCTGAATATGAATCCTCTCACTCCAACCAAACCGTCACACAGACTCTCGGGGTTggacaaag GAACCTGTCGTAAAAGGCAGCATGAAGACAGACGCACTTACGACAGACAGCTCTTCAAGAGGATGAAACACAACCTGATGAGAG TTCTGGACAGTAACGGGATGGACCCCAACCACTCCATGAACGCCGTGATAAGACTGAACCAGTTCCACCCGGGGCTGCAGTACAAGCTATTGTCCCACTCCGGCCCAGTCCACGCTCCAGTCTTCACCATGTCTGTGGACATCCACGGCACTGTCTACGAGGCTTCCGGCGCCTCCAAGAAGACGGCCAAACTACAAGTAGCACTTAAG GTCCTACAGGCACTAGGTTACCCAGCTGACTTCGATGTGGACCTGGACTCCCTGAGTGCTGACGAGAGGTCTGACGGCGAGGGACGCAACCATATAAGTGATAGAAATGACAGGATGTCCACCAGCTCCAGCAGAAACTCTGTCACCTCCTCCACAGACGCACACGAG TCCCACACCCCAGGCCCTCTCCTTACGGCAGGGGGCAAGAACCCAGTGATGGAGCTGAATGAGAAACGCAGAGGCCTGAAGTACGAACTCCTATCAGAGACCGGCGGCAGCTGCGACAAACGCTTCATCATGGAG gtggaGGTTGATAAACAGAAGTTCCGAGGCTCGGGGCCCAATAAGAAAGCGGCGAAGGCTTGCGCTGCCCTGGCTGCTCTGAAGAGACTATTCTCTGACTCCAAAGACCCCCGCAACAAGAAGAGGAGACCAACCACACTG GTGAAGAGAACTGTGTCATCAACTGTGACTATCCCAGCCCATGCCCATTCCAGGCCTAGAACAAGGCCAGTGATGCATAGAGCACCCTACATCAGCGCTCCCCCCACCCATGGCTACCTCCCAATAG GCTATGGAGCTCCATATGGTTATGGTACTGCAGCTTCCCTCCCTGCCTATG TAGTTATAGTCATCACTGCAAcccctgtacggactcgggagaggcaaagttcgagagccatgcgtcctccgaatcACGACCCTTCCAAGCCACACTGCTtattgacacactgctcgcttaacttGAAGCCAACCGCACcactgtgtcagaggaaacaccattcaaccGGAGACCATGTCGGCATGCCtgacccgccacaggagtcgctagagcgccaTGGGACGAGGACATCCCGGCCAGCCAAAACCTTCCCTTACTCGGAcaacgcttggccaattgtgcatcgcctcatgggtctccaggTTGCTgtcggctgcgacacagcctgggatcgaactcAGATCTGtggtgacgcctcaagcactgcagtgccttag